From a region of the Kaistia sp. 32K genome:
- a CDS encoding acireductone dioxygenase codes for MTTLTIYPDKDPANPVTVTSDPAEIAAELNKVGVLFERWKAGAELAADASHEDILAAYKPEIDRLSAAEGYKTIDVMRITPDNPNKQTIRTKFLDEHTHDEDEVRFFVEGSGAFYLHLGDKVYQVVCTRDDLLSVPAGTLHWFDMGPEPNFTCIRLFISPDGWVANFTGDKIASTIPAFGEGVAA; via the coding sequence ATGACCACGCTGACCATCTATCCGGACAAGGATCCGGCCAACCCCGTCACCGTCACGTCCGATCCGGCCGAGATCGCCGCCGAGCTCAACAAGGTCGGCGTGCTGTTCGAGCGCTGGAAGGCTGGCGCCGAGCTCGCCGCCGATGCCAGCCATGAGGACATTCTCGCCGCCTACAAGCCGGAGATCGACCGGCTTTCGGCCGCCGAAGGCTACAAGACGATCGACGTGATGCGCATCACGCCGGACAATCCCAACAAGCAGACGATCCGCACCAAGTTCCTCGACGAGCACACGCATGACGAGGACGAGGTCCGCTTCTTCGTCGAGGGATCGGGCGCGTTCTACCTGCATCTCGGCGACAAGGTCTACCAGGTGGTCTGCACCCGCGACGACCTCTTGTCGGTGCCGGCCGGCACGCTGCACTGGTTCGACATGGGCCCGGAGCCGAACTTCACCTGCATCCGCCTGTTCATCTCGCCGGATGGCTGGGTCGCCAACTTCACCGGCGACAAGATCGCCTCGACGATCCCCGCCTTCGGCGAAGGCGTCGCGGCGTAA
- the mtnB gene encoding methylthioribulose 1-phosphate dehydratase — MAQTIPLKTETGAPDTADIVAKAVAGVIAAGRNASLRHWVPATSGNFSVRIDADRIAITRSGVDKGNLVASDILIQPLDQPLLPGSSAEAELHTALYRQRPELGAIFHVHSPAATVLSRLALHEGTLTLTGWELQKALAGVRTHEAIVEVPVFANDQDIPALSGRVEARLAQPTTRQWAIPAPGYLLAGHGVYAWGATEGDAARHLEALETLFEFELSYRRFTP, encoded by the coding sequence TTGGCGCAGACGATTCCCCTGAAGACCGAAACCGGCGCGCCGGACACGGCTGATATCGTGGCGAAGGCGGTCGCGGGCGTCATCGCCGCCGGCCGCAACGCGTCGCTGCGCCACTGGGTGCCGGCGACATCGGGCAATTTCTCCGTCCGCATCGATGCCGACCGGATCGCGATCACCCGCTCGGGCGTCGACAAGGGCAACCTCGTCGCGTCCGACATCCTGATCCAGCCGCTCGACCAGCCGCTCCTGCCGGGTTCCTCGGCCGAGGCGGAGCTGCACACCGCGCTCTACCGGCAACGGCCGGAACTCGGCGCAATCTTCCACGTCCACAGCCCGGCGGCGACCGTGCTGTCGCGGCTGGCGCTTCACGAAGGCACGCTGACGCTGACCGGCTGGGAGCTGCAGAAGGCGCTCGCCGGTGTGCGGACGCATGAAGCAATTGTCGAAGTGCCCGTCTTCGCCAATGATCAGGACATCCCGGCCCTGTCCGGCCGGGTCGAGGCGCGCCTGGCGCAGCCGACGACCCGCCAGTGGGCTATTCCCGCGCCCGGCTATCTCTTGGCCGGACACGGTGTCTATGCATGGGGCGCCACCGAAGGCGATGCCGCCCGTCATCTTGAAGCGCTCGAAACGCTGTTCGAATTCGAGCTTTCCTACAGGAGGTTCACGCCATGA
- a CDS encoding substrate-binding domain-containing protein, translating into MKRFAFGLAGAGLLATSLLGAPAYGEGIAGAPAPFDKGGVKVALVTFISAGDFFQSYQAGAEKQAKALGIDLQIFPGRQDAAQQREQIEQAINLGVKGIIIDHGQPEALKDVAQKALDAGIKVVAFDVDLGNPAIPQVEQSDHELAKTALEQAIADNGKSFNAGYVYVAGFAPLDRRNEVWEETKKANPGIVEKARWGAVNDTTAASTADQTKAAFQANPDITVVFAPYDEFARGVKLATDELGISDKVKIYSADVSTADITEIAAEGSPWVATVATNPAVVGEVSVRAVAKLIAGEDPGHNIVVKPVLITQKDLRDNGIKTVEDLDAKLPAFGKSDAASASWIPVATQ; encoded by the coding sequence ATGAAGCGTTTCGCATTCGGTCTTGCCGGCGCGGGCCTGCTGGCCACCAGCCTGCTCGGCGCCCCCGCCTATGGCGAAGGCATTGCCGGCGCCCCCGCTCCGTTCGACAAGGGCGGCGTCAAGGTGGCGCTGGTCACCTTCATCTCGGCCGGCGATTTCTTCCAGTCCTACCAGGCCGGCGCCGAGAAGCAGGCCAAGGCCCTCGGCATCGACCTGCAGATCTTCCCGGGTCGCCAGGACGCCGCCCAGCAGCGCGAGCAGATCGAGCAGGCGATCAATCTCGGCGTCAAGGGCATCATCATCGATCACGGCCAGCCGGAAGCGCTGAAGGACGTCGCGCAGAAGGCGCTCGACGCCGGCATCAAGGTCGTCGCCTTCGACGTCGATCTCGGCAATCCCGCGATTCCCCAGGTCGAGCAGTCGGATCACGAACTGGCCAAGACCGCGTTGGAGCAGGCGATCGCCGACAACGGCAAGTCGTTCAACGCCGGCTATGTCTATGTCGCCGGCTTCGCGCCGCTCGACCGCCGCAACGAGGTTTGGGAAGAGACGAAGAAGGCCAATCCGGGCATCGTCGAGAAGGCGCGCTGGGGCGCGGTGAACGACACCACCGCCGCCTCGACCGCCGACCAGACCAAGGCCGCCTTCCAGGCCAATCCCGACATCACCGTCGTGTTCGCGCCCTATGACGAGTTCGCCCGCGGCGTGAAGCTCGCGACCGACGAGCTCGGCATCTCCGACAAGGTGAAGATCTATTCGGCCGACGTCTCGACCGCCGATATCACCGAGATCGCCGCCGAGGGCAGCCCGTGGGTCGCCACCGTCGCCACCAACCCGGCCGTCGTCGGCGAGGTTTCGGTGCGCGCCGTCGCCAAGCTGATCGCCGGCGAGGATCCCGGCCACAATATCGTTGTGAAGCCCGTGCTGATCACGCAAAAGGATCTGCGCGACAACGGCATCAAGACGGTGGAAGATCTCGACGCGAAGCTGCCGGCTTTCGGCAAGAGCGACGCGGCGAGCGCCAGCTGGATCCCCGTCGCGACGCAGTAG
- the mtnK gene encoding S-methyl-5-thioribose kinase, which yields MSLHTPDGYQALDNHSVRTFLAGLPEIRSKLGGAPERWTVEEVGDGNLNLVFLVDGPDGSVCVKQSLPYVRAAGESWPLPLDRAFFEQSYYRAIEPHVEGLVPRFYYYEPKLYAFVMEKLSPHIILRRGLIEGKRYPQAAAHVGDFAARSTFATSDFGATIEAKAELTARFAKNTSLIRITAEVVFSDPLSPSPRNRWTSPELDGLAARFRSDSVLKAAVAHFGWRFLTEGQALIHGDLHTGSVMVTETDTRVMDPEFSFVGPIGFDVGAFLANLVMNYLAQPGHATAADDRREQADWVLDQVPVFWNAFKTRFLSLWETSARGDAYPATMFGNPADATVLAAAREVFLDRIFADAVGYAGVKTIRRILGFAHNADFERIADPARRAPLETKAIELARAFLLEPASFRTPEDIVAAAKAI from the coding sequence ATGTCGCTTCATACTCCCGACGGCTACCAGGCCCTCGACAACCACTCCGTCCGGACCTTCCTGGCTGGCCTTCCGGAGATCCGCTCGAAGCTCGGCGGCGCGCCGGAGCGCTGGACGGTCGAGGAGGTCGGCGACGGCAATCTGAACCTCGTCTTCCTCGTCGACGGGCCGGATGGCTCGGTCTGCGTGAAGCAGTCGCTTCCCTATGTGCGCGCCGCCGGCGAGAGCTGGCCGCTGCCGCTCGACCGCGCCTTTTTCGAGCAGTCCTACTACCGGGCGATCGAGCCGCATGTCGAAGGGCTGGTTCCGCGCTTCTACTATTATGAGCCCAAGCTCTACGCCTTCGTGATGGAGAAGCTCTCGCCGCACATCATCCTGCGGCGCGGCCTGATCGAGGGGAAGCGCTATCCGCAGGCTGCCGCGCATGTCGGCGATTTCGCCGCCCGCTCGACCTTCGCCACCTCCGATTTCGGCGCCACCATCGAGGCGAAGGCGGAGCTGACCGCCCGCTTCGCCAAGAACACCTCGCTGATCCGCATCACCGCCGAGGTGGTGTTCTCCGATCCGCTGAGCCCGTCGCCGCGCAACCGCTGGACCAGCCCGGAGCTCGATGGCCTCGCGGCGCGCTTCCGCTCCGATTCCGTGCTGAAGGCAGCGGTCGCCCATTTCGGCTGGCGCTTCCTGACCGAGGGACAGGCGCTGATCCATGGCGATCTGCACACCGGCTCGGTCATGGTCACCGAGACCGACACTCGCGTCATGGATCCCGAATTCTCCTTCGTCGGGCCGATCGGCTTCGATGTTGGCGCCTTCCTCGCCAATCTCGTCATGAACTATCTGGCGCAGCCCGGCCACGCGACGGCGGCGGACGACCGGCGCGAGCAGGCCGACTGGGTGCTCGACCAGGTGCCGGTGTTCTGGAACGCCTTCAAGACGCGCTTCCTGTCGCTCTGGGAGACCAGTGCCCGCGGCGACGCCTATCCCGCCACCATGTTCGGCAATCCCGCCGACGCCACCGTGCTCGCGGCGGCGCGCGAGGTCTTCCTCGACCGGATCTTCGCCGACGCGGTCGGCTATGCCGGCGTCAAGACGATCCGCCGTATCCTCGGCTTCGCCCACAATGCGGATTTCGAGCGGATCGCCGATCCGGCCCGCCGCGCGCCGCTGGAGACGAAGGCCATCGAGCTCGCGCGCGCCTTCCTGCTCGAGCCGGCAAGCTTCCGCACGCCGGAAGACATCGTCGCCGCCGCGAAGGCGATCTGA
- a CDS encoding glycosyltransferase family 8 protein: MIIVSAGDTKFVPGMMMLIYSAWINNRNARFYVIDAGISPDGRKKLSAFCADHGISCQIVGVDPAFLAQLPKSVNWSPAMYARLFIPDLLAEHDKAIYIDGDAVVNSDISELWQLDLGEDLVAGALDGLMTPAFLADIGLRADQYINSGVLVMNLALWRAERIAEQAIALLLDRPGLEFPDQTAINLVARDRVRYIDRKFNFFAREYTRFPKMIPRIIHYPGPDKPWSNKRSPLADVFDAYREVSGADIPKPKRGWQFKTFRRTVFGLLTLRPKHWRRLRYRLHYRSTFIDPHVAELRAKAMAARAPAPEGSGA; encoded by the coding sequence ATGATCATCGTCAGCGCAGGCGACACCAAGTTCGTCCCAGGCATGATGATGCTCATTTACTCGGCATGGATCAACAACCGGAACGCCCGCTTCTATGTGATTGACGCCGGCATCAGTCCGGACGGGCGCAAGAAGCTTTCGGCATTCTGCGCCGACCATGGCATTTCCTGCCAGATCGTCGGTGTCGATCCCGCTTTTCTGGCCCAGCTGCCGAAGAGCGTGAACTGGTCGCCCGCCATGTATGCGCGGCTCTTCATTCCCGATCTTCTCGCCGAACACGACAAGGCCATCTATATCGACGGCGACGCCGTGGTGAATTCGGACATTTCGGAGCTCTGGCAGCTCGATCTCGGCGAGGATCTCGTCGCCGGCGCGCTCGACGGGCTGATGACGCCGGCGTTCCTGGCGGACATCGGGCTCCGGGCCGACCAGTACATCAACTCCGGCGTCCTGGTCATGAACCTCGCCCTCTGGCGCGCCGAGCGGATCGCGGAGCAGGCGATCGCGCTACTGCTCGACCGGCCCGGGCTGGAGTTTCCGGACCAGACGGCGATCAACCTCGTCGCCCGGGACCGTGTTCGCTACATCGACCGCAAGTTCAACTTCTTCGCGCGCGAATACACCCGCTTCCCGAAGATGATCCCGCGCATCATCCACTATCCCGGCCCCGACAAGCCGTGGAGCAACAAGCGCTCGCCGCTGGCGGACGTCTTCGACGCCTATCGCGAGGTGTCCGGCGCCGATATTCCGAAGCCGAAGCGCGGCTGGCAGTTCAAGACCTTCCGACGGACCGTGTTCGGCCTCTTGACCCTGCGGCCGAAGCACTGGCGCCGGCTTCGCTACCGGCTCCACTACCGATCGACATTCATCGACCCGCATGTCGCGGAGCTGCGCGCCAAGGCGATGGCGGCGCGCGCACCGGCCCCCGAGGGCAGCGGGGCCTGA
- a CDS encoding ABC transporter permease encodes MTDHAASPSKPASTFAETGRKYALFVLLALMLVGFWYAQPAFINSANLFSILQAVSVVAILGVGVSITMSAGGFDLSVGSVAASSVMAASYAMVVLQMNAVETLGLVLLMGAFIGLVNGLLIVRVGVPDLLATLSTMFLLAGLQLIPTGGRSITAGMTLPNGTTAPGAYDPAFLILGRGRLFDTVPYPVIVMAVVAILAWFLMERTRWGRVFYAIGGNETAAHLAGAPTKAYRLWAYVISGTLASLGGLIVASRVGRGDVSAGNSLLLDSVAAALIGFAVLDKRRPHVLGTVLGAIFVGVLLNGLTMLNAPYYTQDFVKGVVLVGALALTFGLGKKKR; translated from the coding sequence ATGACCGACCACGCTGCATCCCCGTCGAAGCCGGCCTCGACCTTCGCGGAGACGGGGCGCAAATATGCGCTCTTCGTGCTCCTGGCGCTGATGCTGGTCGGCTTCTGGTACGCCCAGCCCGCCTTCATCAACTCGGCCAACCTGTTCTCCATCCTGCAGGCGGTCTCGGTCGTCGCCATCCTCGGCGTCGGCGTCTCGATCACCATGTCGGCCGGCGGCTTCGATCTCTCCGTCGGCAGCGTCGCCGCCTCCTCGGTGATGGCGGCGAGCTACGCCATGGTCGTCCTGCAGATGAACGCCGTCGAGACGCTCGGCCTCGTGCTGCTGATGGGCGCCTTCATCGGCCTCGTCAACGGCCTCTTGATCGTGCGCGTCGGCGTGCCCGACCTCTTGGCGACGCTCTCGACCATGTTCCTGCTCGCCGGATTGCAGCTGATCCCGACCGGCGGCCGCTCGATCACCGCCGGCATGACCCTGCCGAACGGCACAACGGCGCCCGGCGCCTATGATCCGGCCTTCCTCATTCTCGGTCGGGGGCGGCTGTTCGACACGGTGCCCTACCCCGTCATCGTCATGGCTGTCGTCGCCATCCTCGCCTGGTTCCTGATGGAGCGGACGCGCTGGGGCCGCGTGTTCTACGCGATCGGCGGCAACGAGACGGCGGCGCATCTCGCCGGCGCGCCGACCAAGGCGTATCGCCTCTGGGCCTATGTCATCTCCGGCACGCTCGCCTCGCTCGGCGGGCTGATCGTCGCCTCGCGCGTCGGCCGCGGCGACGTCTCGGCCGGCAATTCGCTGCTGCTCGATTCCGTCGCCGCCGCGCTGATCGGCTTCGCCGTGCTCGACAAGCGCCGCCCGCATGTGCTCGGCACCGTGCTCGGCGCGATCTTCGTCGGCGTGCTTCTGAACGGCCTCACCATGCTGAACGCGCCCTATTACACGCAGGACTTCGTCAAGGGCGTCGTCCTCGTCGGCGCGCTGGCGCTGACCTTCGGGTTAGGCAAGAAGAAGCGGTAG
- a CDS encoding sugar ABC transporter ATP-binding protein — protein MTTSPANIVVSVRAIEKSFGPTRALAGADLEVKAGEIVALMGANGAGKSTLVKILSGSITADSGTILLNGKAVSFASPAGAQAAGVATVHQATDQAGAAGLTVAENLTLNELCGTGSFFVSPRSTRKRAKEIAALIDLDLPLDRDFIDLRPAERQLIAIARAVAARASVLILDEPTSSLSATEAERLFAVLRRLKESGIAILYISHRTGDLAAIADRAVVLRGGKVVASFARPIDFSAAIAAMIGRTLDAGAHAATVSTQPVLASIRKARLIPGARPFDLELRSGEVVAITGTLGSGKSRLLRALFGLEPLAEGSFTLDGKPWLSNGPARSIDNGVFMVAEDRWASSLLPPEIPGASIAGTIALPHLPRWFPLGLLRETRERLVASEAIGRLGIKARSPDDTLDQLSGGNQQKVVLARWQAAPCRLLLLDEPFQGVDVGARADLIAAIRNSQSGSATLIATSDTEEALEVADRILVMRDHSLYQADGSQEGGLAAVIGSVESAETRADGTGQTP, from the coding sequence TTGACCACCTCCCCCGCCAACATCGTCGTCTCCGTCAGGGCCATCGAAAAATCCTTCGGCCCGACCCGGGCGCTCGCCGGCGCGGATCTCGAGGTCAAGGCTGGCGAGATCGTGGCGCTGATGGGGGCGAACGGCGCCGGCAAGTCGACGCTGGTCAAGATCCTCTCCGGCTCGATCACCGCCGACAGCGGCACCATCCTCCTGAACGGCAAGGCGGTCTCCTTCGCCTCCCCGGCCGGGGCGCAGGCGGCTGGCGTCGCCACCGTGCACCAGGCGACCGACCAGGCCGGCGCGGCGGGGCTGACGGTCGCCGAGAATTTGACGCTGAACGAGCTCTGCGGCACCGGCAGCTTCTTCGTCTCGCCGCGCTCCACCCGCAAGCGCGCGAAGGAAATCGCGGCGCTGATCGACCTCGACCTGCCGCTCGACCGCGACTTCATCGATCTCCGCCCGGCCGAACGCCAGCTGATCGCGATCGCCCGCGCCGTCGCGGCCAGGGCGTCGGTGCTGATCCTCGACGAGCCGACCTCGAGCCTCTCGGCGACCGAGGCGGAGCGGCTCTTCGCCGTGCTGCGCCGGCTGAAAGAGAGCGGCATCGCCATCCTCTACATCTCGCACCGGACCGGCGATCTCGCGGCGATCGCCGACCGCGCCGTCGTGCTGCGCGGCGGCAAGGTCGTCGCCTCCTTCGCGCGGCCGATCGATTTTTCCGCCGCGATCGCCGCCATGATCGGGCGCACGCTGGACGCCGGCGCGCATGCCGCGACGGTTTCGACGCAGCCGGTCCTCGCCTCGATCCGCAAGGCGCGGCTGATCCCCGGGGCACGGCCCTTCGATCTCGAGCTTCGCTCCGGCGAGGTCGTCGCCATCACCGGCACCCTCGGCTCGGGCAAGAGTAGGCTGCTGCGCGCCCTGTTCGGGCTGGAGCCGCTGGCCGAGGGTTCGTTCACGCTCGACGGCAAGCCCTGGCTCTCGAACGGCCCGGCCCGTTCGATCGACAACGGCGTGTTCATGGTGGCGGAGGACCGCTGGGCCTCGTCGCTGCTACCGCCCGAAATCCCCGGCGCCTCGATCGCCGGCACCATCGCGCTGCCGCATCTGCCGCGCTGGTTCCCGCTCGGCCTGTTGCGCGAAACACGCGAGCGCCTCGTCGCCTCGGAGGCGATCGGCCGGCTCGGCATCAAGGCGCGCAGTCCCGACGACACGCTCGACCAGCTTTCCGGCGGCAACCAGCAGAAGGTGGTGCTGGCGCGCTGGCAGGCGGCGCCCTGCCGGCTGCTGCTGCTCGACGAGCCGTTCCAGGGCGTCGATGTCGGCGCCCGCGCCGATCTGATCGCCGCCATCCGCAACAGCCAGTCCGGCTCGGCGACGCTGATCGCCACCAGCGACACGGAAGAGGCGCTCGAGGTTGCCGACCGCATCCTCGTCATGCGCGACCACTCCCTTTACCAGGCCGACGGCAGCCAGGAGGGCGGCCTCGCCGCCGTCATCGGCAGCGTCGAAAGCGCCGAGACCCGGGCCGACGGCACAGGACAGACACCATGA
- a CDS encoding LVIVD repeat-containing protein — MTLPTPDYARNIRLIGHSDQGGRPDALQLMVHRGFAYVAHPWSQGFSIIDVRDPKNPGETVFVPAPPNTWTIHLQTHDDLLLVIHARDLFADAAFAVDEKVYYTKSVGETVGTAAGKVSRNWSAGMAIYDISKPTAPRQIGFFPVDGVGIHRIWYVGGRYAYVSALLDGYSDYIFLIVDLQDPTKPVEAGRWWIPGMHLAGGEQPTWGDGRRYALHHGLVEGDTAYACWRDGGLTILDIADKSSPKLITHRNWSPPFGGGTHSALPLPKRDLLVVADEAVLDHEEDGRKRTWIFDIRDKANPISISTLPTPAEADYTAKGGHFGPHNLHENRPGSFVSDTLVFTTYQNAGVRVFDISNPYEPKETGALVPAAPERMVDKRGNRPRVIQSADLFVDANGIIYSTDYNAGLAIMEYEG; from the coding sequence ATGACGCTGCCGACGCCCGACTATGCCAGAAACATTCGCCTGATCGGCCATTCCGACCAGGGCGGGCGGCCGGACGCGCTGCAGCTCATGGTGCATCGCGGCTTCGCCTATGTGGCGCATCCCTGGTCGCAGGGCTTTTCCATCATCGACGTGCGCGATCCGAAGAACCCGGGCGAGACCGTGTTCGTGCCGGCGCCGCCGAACACCTGGACGATCCACCTGCAGACGCATGACGATCTGCTACTCGTCATCCATGCGCGCGACCTGTTCGCCGACGCCGCCTTCGCCGTCGACGAGAAGGTCTACTACACGAAATCGGTCGGCGAGACGGTCGGCACCGCCGCCGGCAAGGTGTCGCGCAATTGGTCGGCCGGCATGGCGATCTACGACATCTCCAAGCCAACGGCGCCGCGCCAGATCGGCTTCTTCCCGGTCGACGGCGTCGGCATCCATCGCATCTGGTATGTCGGCGGCCGCTACGCCTATGTCTCGGCGCTCCTCGACGGCTACAGCGACTACATCTTCCTGATCGTCGACCTGCAGGACCCGACCAAGCCGGTCGAGGCCGGCCGCTGGTGGATCCCCGGCATGCATCTCGCCGGCGGCGAGCAGCCCACCTGGGGCGACGGCCGGCGCTATGCGCTGCATCACGGCCTGGTCGAGGGCGACACGGCCTATGCCTGCTGGCGCGACGGCGGCCTCACCATCCTCGACATCGCCGACAAGTCATCGCCGAAACTGATCACGCACAGGAACTGGTCGCCGCCGTTTGGTGGCGGCACGCATTCCGCCCTGCCCTTGCCGAAGCGCGACCTCCTAGTCGTCGCCGACGAGGCCGTGCTCGACCACGAGGAAGACGGGCGCAAGCGGACCTGGATCTTCGACATCAGGGACAAGGCGAACCCGATCTCGATCTCCACGCTGCCGACGCCGGCCGAGGCCGACTACACCGCCAAGGGCGGCCATTTCGGCCCGCACAATCTGCATGAGAACCGGCCGGGCAGTTTTGTCTCCGACACGCTTGTTTTCACCACCTACCAGAACGCCGGCGTGCGCGTGTTCGACATCTCGAACCCCTATGAGCCGAAGGAAACCGGCGCGCTGGTGCCGGCGGCGCCCGAGCGCATGGTCGACAAGCGGGGCAATCGTCCGCGCGTGATCCAGTCGGCCGATCTCTTCGTCGACGCCAACGGCATCATCTATTCGACCGATTACAATGCCGGCCTCGCCATCATGGAGTATGAGGGGTGA
- a CDS encoding substrate-binding domain-containing protein — translation MGKKLLSLALAAGLTALSSGAYAEGIAGAPAPFDKGGVKIAVISFLGSGDWLQAFEAGVKRQAEALGIDANVSQARNDINAQRELIQQAVNLGVKGIVINNGQPEALKDVAQAALDAGIPVVAYDVNLDNAKIPQIEQSDADMARLVLEQAVKEQGETFDGGAVYVAGFAPLDRRYAVWKDFEKKYPGIKEVATWGVVNDSVPASVADQTKAVLAANPTLSVVFTPWDEFARGVKLAIDEAGVADKVKIYGVDISTSDIQAMLEPNSPWVATAATNPAVVGEVSVRALAQLIAGQDPGRSVLIQPTLVTKKDLVDNNIKTIEELQDKFPAFKDSDAAKADWIPASK, via the coding sequence ATGGGCAAGAAACTTCTTTCGCTGGCGCTCGCCGCCGGTCTGACGGCGCTGTCATCCGGCGCTTACGCCGAGGGCATCGCCGGCGCGCCGGCGCCGTTCGACAAGGGCGGCGTCAAGATAGCCGTCATCAGCTTCCTCGGCTCGGGCGACTGGCTGCAGGCGTTCGAGGCCGGCGTGAAGCGCCAGGCCGAGGCGCTCGGTATCGACGCCAACGTCTCGCAGGCGCGCAACGACATCAACGCCCAGCGCGAGCTGATCCAGCAGGCGGTCAATCTCGGCGTCAAAGGCATCGTCATCAACAACGGCCAGCCGGAAGCCCTGAAGGACGTCGCCCAGGCGGCGCTCGACGCCGGCATCCCGGTCGTCGCCTATGACGTCAACCTCGACAACGCCAAGATCCCGCAGATCGAGCAGTCCGACGCCGACATGGCGCGCCTCGTGCTCGAGCAGGCGGTCAAGGAACAGGGCGAGACCTTCGACGGCGGCGCCGTCTACGTCGCCGGCTTCGCGCCGCTCGACCGCCGCTATGCCGTCTGGAAGGATTTCGAGAAGAAGTATCCGGGCATCAAGGAAGTCGCGACCTGGGGCGTCGTCAACGACAGCGTCCCGGCTTCCGTCGCCGACCAGACCAAGGCCGTGCTCGCCGCCAACCCGACGCTCTCCGTCGTCTTCACCCCCTGGGACGAATTCGCCCGCGGCGTGAAGCTCGCGATCGACGAGGCCGGCGTCGCCGACAAGGTCAAGATCTACGGCGTCGACATCTCGACCTCGGACATCCAGGCCATGCTCGAGCCGAACAGCCCCTGGGTCGCCACCGCCGCCACCAACCCAGCCGTCGTCGGCGAGGTCTCGGTGCGCGCGCTGGCGCAGCTGATCGCCGGCCAGGACCCGGGCCGCTCGGTGCTGATCCAGCCGACGCTCGTCACCAAGAAGGACCTCGTCGACAACAACATCAAGACGATCGAGGAACTGCAGGACAAGTTCCCGGCCTTCAAGGACAGCGACGCCGCCAAGGCCGACTGGATCCCGGCTTCGAAGTAA